Proteins from a genomic interval of Arvicola amphibius chromosome 10, mArvAmp1.2, whole genome shotgun sequence:
- the LOC119824333 gene encoding LOW QUALITY PROTEIN: zinc finger protein 829-like (The sequence of the model RefSeq protein was modified relative to this genomic sequence to represent the inferred CDS: inserted 1 base in 1 codon), producing MHCHSWLKGLNPGPIRGICLRGGQLGGLCVGVTNVAGVCLLPGAQGLRAGRGTLRKLGHPEPRDPGTLAPGQAGPRHRGNERFRNPDMVSGQGLLVAMAALQLRPRSRSVPVVMALSIPQRGDGAGGPLPLCVLCTPAMWRWRGLGDDPTPDVWVLPERSSGLGVQPLPPPGPELPNSWASSTQDPARAACGGGRRYTIPYHTGKGGHTEVASMDDPLTDLLQLHVSSSIAGMLNNSSQTRLWFCVLFDFSCGNELLSFEDVSIDFSPEERECLDPARWSLYRDVMLENYRNLVSLGLAACKPYLVTFLEQSKEPLNVKRQESGTICPGRCQECGKGFYYHSTLTRHQIIHTGKKPYKCQKCDKAFNNSSTLTRHQTTQAGGKPYTCKVCEKAFHSSAHFKRHQXTTRGRRAYRCEECGKSFSYSFTPYRHLRIHAGEKLYVCKECGKAFSRSSHLNQHQNIHFGEKPYRCKKCGRAFACSSQLHQHRVSHSGEKPYTCKECGKGYHRPSSFDLHQRMHTGASLYRCAECGQVCRCVHTLLNTRGVHTGEKPYSCKECGKAFNCSSHLRRHQVTHTVRNPSSVESATGLLRTARHFVDTRGIHTGEKPYKCTECGKAFNNFSNFMRHQRTHK from the exons ATGCACTGTCACTCATGGCTTAAGGGCCTTAATCCTGGTCCAATCAGGGGTATCTGCTTGAGAGGAGGGCAGCTTGGTGGGCTTTGTGTGGGTGTCACCAATGTggctggtgtctgtctcctccctgGAGCCCAGGGGCTCAGAGCTGGGAGAGGCACTCTGAGGAAGTTGGGTCACCCGGAACCAAGAGATCCGGGAACCTTGGCACCCGGACAGGCCGGACCGCGACACCGCGGAAACGAGCGGTTCCGGAATCCCGACATGGTGAGTGGGCAAGGCCTCCTAGTGGCAATGGCTGCGCTGCAGCTGCGGCCCCGCTCCCGATCTGTTCCTGTTGTGATGGCTCTCTCAATTCCCCAGCGAGGGGACGGGGCTGGTGGTCCTCTGCCCCTTTGTGTCCTTTGCACCCCGGCTATGTGGCGATGGCGGGGTCTTGGGGACGACCCGACTCCCGATGTGTGGGTCCTGCCTGAGAGGAGCTCTGGGCTGGGGGTCCAACCCCTTCCACCCCCCGGTCCTGAGCTTCCGAATTCGTGGGCATCATCCACGCAGGACCCTGCCCGCGCAGCCTGCGGGGGCG GAAGGAGGTACACCATCCCCTACCACACGGGGAAAGGCGGTCACACTGAGGTGGCTTCCATGGATGACCCACTCACAGATCTGCTCCAGTTGCATGTCTCATCATCCATTGCAGGGATGCTCAACAACTCTTCCCAAACGCGCCTGTGGTTCTGTGTGTTGTTCGACTTTTCCTGTGGCAAT GAGCTGCTGTCATTCGAGGACGTGTCCATTGACTTCTCCCCAGAGGAGCGGGAATGCCTAGACCCTGCTCGGTGGAGTTTGTATAGGgatgtgatgttggagaattACAGGAACCTTGTCTCCCTGG GTCTTGCTGCGTGTAAACCTTACCTGGTCACGTTTCTGGAGCAGAGCAAGGAGCCTTTGAATGTGAAGAGACAAGAGTCAGGAACCATATGTCCAGGTAG ATGTCAAGAGTGTGGCAAAGGGTTTTATTATCATTCAACCCTGACTCGACACCAGATAATTCATACAGGCAAGAAACCGTATAAATGCCAGAAGTGTGACAAAGCCTTCAACAATAGCTCAACCCTGACTCGACACCAGACGACTCAAGCGGGAGGGAAGCCTTACACGTGTAAAGTGTGCGAGAAAGCCTTTCACAGCTCTGCCCACTTTAAACGACACC AAACCACTCGGGGGAGACGGGCATATCGATGTGAAGAGTGTGGCAAATCCTTTAGTTATTCATTCACGCCTTACCGGCATCTGAGAATTCACGCGGGAGAGAAGCTCTATGTGTGTAAAGAATGTGGCAAGGCCTTTAGCCGCTCTTCGCACCTTAACCAACACCAGAATATTCATTTTGGAGAGAAACCGTACAGATGCAAGAAATGTGGCAGAGCCTTCGCCTGTTCTTCACAGCTTCATCAGCACCGGGTAAGCCACAGCGGGGAGAAGCCCTACACCTGCAAGGAATGTGGCAAAGGCTATCACCGTCCCTCGTCCTTTGATCTGCACCAGAGAATGCATACCGGAGCTAGCCTCTACAGATGTGCAGAGTGTGGCCAGGTCTGTCGCTGCGTTCACACCTTACTCAACACCAGAGGTGTTCACaccggagagaaaccctacaGCTGCAAAGAATGCGGCAAAGCTTTTAACTGTTCCTCACACCTTCGCCGGCACCAGGTAACTCACACAGTGAGAAACCCTTCCAGTGTAGAGAGTGCAACAGGGCTTTTAAGGACAGCGCGACACTTTGTCGACACGAGAGGAATTCACACCGGAGAAAAACCCTATAAATGCACAGAATGCGGGAAAGCCTTTAACAATTTTTCGAATTTCATGCGCCATCAAAGGACTCATAAGTGA